The following coding sequences lie in one Panicum virgatum strain AP13 chromosome 6N, P.virgatum_v5, whole genome shotgun sequence genomic window:
- the LOC120678076 gene encoding secreted RxLR effector protein 161-like — MEEKVKLSKDGTTPLVDATSNRSIVGALRYLTHTRPDTGFAVGYVSRFMAEPREDHLAAVKHLLRYVAGTRDYGLVYPRRSRGELELIGFSDSDMAGDVDGRRSTTGVLFFLGVCPISWQSMKQKVVVLSTCEAEYIAAATACCQGVWRGRLLAELSGEEA, encoded by the coding sequence ATGGAGGAGAAGGTGAAGCTGTCAAAGGACGGCACTACCCCCTTGGTGGACGCCACGAGCAACCGGAGCATCGTCGGCGCACTGCGTTACCTCACGCACACGCGGCCAGACACTGGGTTCGCCGTGGGGTACGTGAGCCGGTTCATGGCGGAGCCGCGGGAGGATCACCTCGCCGCGGTCAAGCATCTGCTCCGCTATGTGGCAGGGACGCGCGATTATGGGCTCGTCTACCcaaggaggagcagaggagagcTGGAGCTGATTGGGTTCAGCGACAGCGACATGGCGGGCGACGTTGATGGACGAAGGAGCACGACTGGtgtgctcttcttccttggagtGTGCCCGATCTCCTGGCAATCGATGAAACAAAAGGTCGTTGTGCTGAGCACTTGCGAGGCAGAGTAcattgcggcggcgacggcatgtTGCCAGGGAGTTTGGCGGGGGCGGCTGCTGGCAGAGCTCTCCGGAGAAGAAGCTTGA